In a genomic window of bacterium:
- a CDS encoding AbrB/MazE/SpoVT family DNA-binding domain-containing protein: MRKCFIGSVSVGERGQIVIPAEARQRLGLKTGDKMLVFVNPLNTGIFLILPSALNELHRLTQMLKELMEK, from the coding sequence ATTCGGAAATGTTTTATAGGTTCCGTCTCCGTAGGAGAAAGGGGACAAATCGTAATCCCAGCGGAGGCAAGACAAAGGCTGGGTTTAAAGACAGGGGATAAAATGCTGGTTTTCGTAAACCCGCTGAACACCGGGATTTTTCTAATCCTTCCATCCGCTTTAAATGAATTGCATCGCTTGACCCAGATGTTGAAGGAGCTGATGGAAAAGTGA
- a CDS encoding TolC family protein: MKRWKKLFLILSYLATIPNPLTLDEAVKIALQNNKQIKVAEEKLLSARSNWEMAKAGKKIFSSLSASALRIDKKTTITMPSFIPNMPPTQITIGELYSYKASLGIFHPIDISKKISLREKAASLSIDQAEIDYERTREDVITTTKRAFLQALQAKKSIAIFETTLKAAEEHLRVAKAAYEAGTVPQFDVLRAEVNLANIRQQLLSVQNAYEVAKSALLNTMGVDPTTPIELHDEVKAPEEPTLSLEDCIKKAMQNRKEIAALKLGIEIAEETLRLTKRENYPDLTLGFSYNWQHPTTSFSPREFSWNIVLSLSATPFDSGLNKAKQKSIQATIETLKANLAQLEDGVKLEVKNAYVNLENAKAKLEVATKTLEQAREAYRLAEVRYQAGVSTQVELLDTQAALTQAEVNYVNALFDFHIAKINLDKAIGEITEAR, from the coding sequence GTGAAAAGATGGAAGAAACTTTTCCTGATTTTATCATACCTCGCTACTATTCCCAATCCCTTAACCTTGGATGAGGCAGTTAAAATAGCTTTGCAGAACAATAAGCAGATAAAAGTTGCCGAGGAAAAATTGCTGAGTGCGAGAAGCAATTGGGAGATGGCGAAAGCAGGCAAGAAGATTTTCTCTTCCCTGAGTGCCTCCGCCCTCCGCATAGATAAAAAGACAACGATAACAATGCCTTCCTTTATTCCCAATATGCCACCCACTCAAATCACAATTGGAGAGCTATATTCCTACAAAGCGTCCCTCGGCATTTTCCACCCAATTGATATAAGCAAGAAGATTTCCCTTAGAGAAAAAGCCGCTTCCCTCTCAATAGACCAGGCAGAGATAGATTATGAGAGAACGAGAGAGGATGTCATAACCACTACTAAAAGAGCCTTCCTCCAAGCTCTTCAGGCGAAGAAGAGCATCGCTATATTTGAAACGACCTTAAAGGCGGCGGAGGAACATTTAAGGGTAGCTAAGGCAGCTTACGAGGCGGGCACCGTTCCCCAGTTTGATGTCCTCAGAGCGGAAGTCAACTTGGCGAATATAAGACAGCAACTTCTCAGCGTCCAAAATGCCTATGAAGTGGCTAAATCCGCTCTCCTTAACACTATGGGAGTTGACCCCACTACTCCAATAGAACTCCATGACGAGGTTAAAGCTCCCGAAGAGCCCACATTATCGCTTGAGGATTGTATAAAGAAAGCCATGCAAAATAGGAAGGAAATCGCTGCTTTGAAATTGGGGATAGAGATAGCGGAGGAAACCCTCCGCTTGACGAAGAGGGAAAATTATCCAGATTTGACCCTTGGTTTCTCATACAATTGGCAACATCCAACTACATCGTTTTCACCAAGGGAATTCAGCTGGAACATAGTCCTATCCCTTTCTGCCACCCCTTTTGATAGTGGTCTCAACAAGGCGAAACAGAAAAGTATCCAAGCTACCATAGAAACCCTTAAGGCTAACCTCGCTCAATTGGAGGACGGCGTTAAGCTGGAAGTGAAGAATGCCTATGTGAATTTGGAAAATGCCAAAGCAAAGCTGGAAGTAGCAACGAAGACCCTGGAACAAGCGAGGGAAGCCTATAGGCTTGCTGAGGTCAGGTATCAAGCCGGTGTGTCCACTCAGGTTGAGCTATTGGATACGCAAGCGGCTTTAACCCAAGCGGAAGTGAATTATGTGAATGCGCTTTTTGATTTTCATATTGCGAAAATAAACCTTGATAAAGCAATAGGAGAGATAACGGAGGCGAGATGA